One Scophthalmus maximus strain ysfricsl-2021 chromosome 9, ASM2237912v1, whole genome shotgun sequence genomic region harbors:
- the atoh8 gene encoding transcription factor atoh8, whose translation MKNPHPLSNTWNRSLNKDPVLISVPSTNKKFKRKSREPKRLLSSPEPGRMQTYQADMSDEDSVDDTQKEAYNAGRFAPLQRDLMRSQEATASTATGILSGLSEGNIAPTQSGAIDMRIGINVPAINSKLVQLPAPSFSNLEISHWPTAISQPLSNRLKLGLRSTLPLSTSSRSSHSHSPDHKTFSLEPSLSGQAAALPAPRTSQSSQCHEHVEHRSESPQDSPRKRVGVSSDGPGRLPEVKAIQQTRRLLANARERTRVHTISAAFEALRKQVPCYSYGQKLSKLAILRIACNYILSLAQLAEMDYSPDHSSLSFSQCVEQCTRTLQAEGRSKKRKVGRIAEDV comes from the exons ATGAAGAATCCTCATCCGCTGAGTAATACATGGAATAGATCCCTTAACAAAGACCCAGTACTAATCTCTGTGCCAAGCACTAATAAGAAGTTCAAGAGGAAGTCCAGGGAGCCTAAAAGACTTTTAAGCAGTCCTGAGCCTGGAAGGATGCAAACTTACCAAGCGGACATGTCAGATGAGGACTCGGTAGATGACACCCAGAAGGAGGCATATAATGCCGGAAGGTTTGCTCCATTGCAGAGAGACCTGATGAGGTCACAGGAGGCGACAGCTAGTACTGCTACAGGGATTCTGTCAGGACTTTCAGAAGGAAACATTGCTCCAACACAGAGTGGTGCCATAGACATGAGAATTGGTATTAACGTGCCAGCCATCAACTCCAAACTGGTCCAGTTACCTGCCCCTTCATTCTCTAACCTGGAGATCTCCCACTGGCCCACAGCCATCTCACAGCCTCTGTCCAACAGACTCAAACTGGGCCTTcgctccactctccctctgtcaACGTCAAGCAGGAGCAGCCACAGTCATTCACCTGACCACAAGACCTTCTCGCTGGAGCCCTCTCTGTCAGGCCAGGCTGCAGCTCTACCTGCACCCAGAACATCCCAGTCCTCCCAGTGTCACGAACATGTGGAGCACCGGTCGGAGTCACCTCAG GACTCTCCTAGGAAGCGGGTTGGGGTGAGTAGTGATGGACCTGGGCGTCTTCCAGAGGTCAAAGCCATCCAGCAGACCAGGAGGCTTCTGGCCAACGCCAGGGAGAGGACCCGTGTCCACACcattagtgctgcatttgaagCCCTAAGGAAACAG GTGCCATGTTACTCCTATGGGCAGAAGCTATCCAAGCTGGCTATATTACGTATCGCTTGCAACTACATCCTGTCTCTGGCTCAGTTGGCTGAGATGGACTACAGTCCAGACCACAGCAGTCTGAGCTTCTCTCAGTGTGTGGAGCAGTGTACCAGGACCCTGCAGGCCGAGGGCAGAAGCAAGAAGAGAAAG gTTGGAAGGATAGCAGAggatgtgtaa
- the rnf103 gene encoding E3 ubiquitin-protein ligase RNF103 isoform X3, with protein MHFYEFVEDTKDGIWLVQVIAQDQEALLSKSNWGKMVQKVSQFGIRTGTFNCSNDYRSCIKRGWQHSTLIMSVPQTSASKGKVMLKEYNGCHNEIEHIFRWMTSHVAHRIKTLRQSEQLVEEWRFDPAHPVKMFLFARLSQPPAFFSSLSIKFTGRIEFIFVDVSHWDNHSSLKEIGVTHSPAYIFKMPEGIYRYGNSTGEFLSLAAMDTFLRSVQPEVNDLFVLSLVLINLLAWMDLFITQGATVKRFVVLIRTLGTYNSILLVSWLPVLALLQLPYLDTLYGYSLKLLRYADTTTLASLVRADWTFYSSHPALFLSTYLAHGLLVDLFEKKRRCGIRSREESTTNLEWLASLWDSYTSYLLHPIASLQQVPTDHSDWEDDPNFLFERLAFPDLWLHPLVNVDYIKTLPTWRFRAVGQQHGGSSGVQPHEETESYVSDTDNFPHTGPSTPQNESERHKRSLSSKNSSTQLCLYSNMEPSSNHLCVCDRAVDNSHLTPPAVSNQQHCDWLVWPCDMLQCSECVVCLENFVSEELLMGLPCGHAFHQQCIVVWLAAGRHCCPVCRWPSYKKKQQRGAKINSAENTLQD; from the exons GTCATGTATCAAGCGTGGCTGGCAGCACTCCACTCTCATCATGTCTGTTCCTCAGACTTCAGCGTCCAAGGGCAAAGTGATGCTAAAAGAATACAACGGCTGTCATAATGAAATTGAACACATTTTCCGCTGGATGACCTCACATGTGGCTCATCGAATTAAAACCCTGCGTCAGTCTGAGCAGCTAGTGGAGGAGTGGCGCTTTGACCCAGCCCACCCAGTGAAGATGTTTCTGTTTGCCCGACTGTCTCAGCCCCCCGCCTTCTTCTCCTCGCTGTCCATCAAGTTCACTGGCAGGATTGAGTTCATCTTTGTTGATGTGAGTCACTGGGACAACCACAGCAGCCTTAAGGAGATCGGTGTGACACATAGCCCTGCCTACATCTTCAAGATGCCTGAAGGCATCTATCGCTATGGCAACAG TACGGGGGAGTTTCTGTCCTTAGCTGCCATGGACACTTTCCTGCGTTCGGTCCAGCCGGAGGTCAATGACCTGTTTGTCCTTAGTCTGGTCCTCATCAACTTGCTGGCCTGGATGGATCTCTTCATTACACAG GGAGCAACAGTGAAACGATTTGTAGTTCTGATCCGAACACTTGGAACCTACAACTCCATCCTGCTGGTGTCCTGGCTTCCTGTTCTG GCTCTGCTCCAGCTGCCTTATCTGGACACTCTATATGGTTACAGTCTAAAGCTGCTTCGTTATGCTGACACCACGACACTGGCCAGTCTGGTGAGGGCTGACTGGACCTTCTACTCATCCCACCCTGCTCTATTTCTGTCCACCTACCTGGCCCATGGCCTACTAGTTGACTTATTTGAGAAGAAACGCCGCTGTGGTATCAGGAGCCGAGAGGAGAGCACCACAAACCTGGAGTGGCTGGCCAGTCTGTGGGACTCGTATACTTCTTATCTGCTCCACCCTATTGCATCACTGCAGCAGGTCCCAACGGACCACTCAGACTGGGAGGATGATCCTAACTTTTTGTTTGAGCGTTTGGCTTTCCCTGATCTTTGGCTTCACCCATTAGTGAATGTGGACTACATTAAAACCCTGCCAACGTGGAGGTTCAGAGCTGTGGGTCAGCAGCATGGGGGCAGCTCTGGTGTACAGCCGcatgaagagacagaaagttATGTTTCAGACACAGATAATTTTCCTCATACAGGTCCCAGCACACCTCAAAACGAGAGTGAAAGGCATAAGAGGTCACTGTCCAGTAAGAATAGCAGCACCCAGTTGTGTCTGTACAGCAATATGGAGCCTAGCAGcaaccatctgtgtgtgtgtgacagggcaGTAGATAACAGCCACCTCACACCTCCAGCTGTCTCTAACCAGCAGCACTGTGACTGGTtagtgtggccctgtgatatgCTGCAGTGCTCAGAATGTGTGGTGTGTCTGGAGAACTTTGTCAGTGAGGAGCTGCTGATGGGTCTGCCCTGTGGCCATGCCTTCCACCAGCAGTGCATTGTGGTTTGGCTGGCAGCGGGCCGACACTGCTGTCCAGTGTGTCGCTGGCCCAGCTACAAGAAGAAACAGCAGAGAGGTGCAAAGATCAACTCTGCTGAAAACACTCTGCAGGACTGA